In Arthrobacter sp. PAMC25284, a single genomic region encodes these proteins:
- a CDS encoding L-threonylcarbamoyladenylate synthase → MARYFDVHPQNPQARSIGQVVEIIRSGGLIAYPTDSCYALGAQLGNKEALDRIRTIRQLNDKHHFTLVCKDFAQLGQFVQIDNDVFRSIKAVTPGSFTFILPATKEVPKRLLHPKKKTVGVRIPDNPVVQALLAELGEPLLSSTLLLPDEEEPLTQGWEIKERLDHVVDAVVDSGDCGAEPTTVIDFSGGEAEVVRRGMGDPSRFE, encoded by the coding sequence ATGGCGAGATACTTCGATGTGCACCCCCAGAATCCCCAGGCACGTTCCATAGGCCAAGTGGTGGAGATCATCCGGTCAGGCGGCCTGATCGCCTATCCCACCGACTCCTGCTACGCCCTCGGCGCGCAACTGGGAAACAAGGAAGCGCTGGACCGGATCCGGACGATCCGCCAGCTCAATGACAAACACCACTTCACTCTGGTCTGCAAGGACTTCGCCCAGCTGGGACAGTTCGTGCAGATCGACAACGATGTTTTCCGCAGCATCAAGGCCGTGACGCCGGGCAGCTTCACGTTCATCCTGCCGGCGACCAAAGAAGTTCCCAAGCGGCTGCTGCACCCGAAGAAGAAAACTGTCGGCGTGCGCATACCCGACAACCCTGTCGTCCAGGCCCTGCTGGCTGAACTCGGCGAACCGTTGCTCTCCAGCACGCTGTTGCTCCCGGACGAGGAGGAGCCCCTGACCCAGGGCTGGGAAATTAAAGAACGCCTGGACCATGTGGTGGATGCCGTAGTGGACTCCGGCGATTGCGGAGCGGAACCGACCACGGTCATCGATTTTTCCGGCGGCGAAGCGGAAGTCGTGCGCCGCGGCATGGGCGACCCATCCCGGTTCGAGTAG